A window of Miscanthus floridulus cultivar M001 chromosome 12, ASM1932011v1, whole genome shotgun sequence genomic DNA:
tcaacccccattgtcaatggacttatgaccttctttgcttggtatgtgttggcgggaactgagtttggttgtggcagcacccatgataggagatgcaatagatcattgaaactacattctgaccagccatacttagccttcaggatgagcagctcaagcatgaaacgtagcaatgtccaatgtgtcggacagcccttttcaacaccatacacagtctccttcgatgcttttgtcactctttccaaattttctagacttttcgggctatttagtaaaatctctggtccaagggttcgaatcatgtcatctaaatcatcttcaactctgacacgtgctccaccatcattattggcaccaccttcgtcgttaccatcccaaccaccagcatcaccaccttgttcattgccaaactcgaaatccattcgtgcatcaagctctgctgaatattgggacagggattctatggtttcatcatcgtattcctcctcatcctcgtcgttaacaataactgtttcaccatgatgaatccacactatgtagtcctcaacaaatcctcgcataatcaaatgtgatctgataatagtcacatctgtccatgccatacggttcttgcaatctttacaggggcaaataattgtatccttattctctttcaatatcgttgcatgcttcgttgcagcttcaataaatttatccaccacttcacggaaacctgccttgaaccttaatgaaccatacatccaagatttcctgtactccatcttttacaacaacaacaaaacaaacattaaaggactacttattcagatacatataaaaatgaatcaaagtaataattatttgagaataattatatataccttagatatatatgaatataaatctaatataattacatgaagcatacaaacacaccatggtagaggaaaattaattaatggcccatttatccataaataattaaaatacatatttattgattacaataaacaatttcaaagacaacaattagcaataattatactttacccaatatctttcatacaaaccctagtctaattttatcaaacataaatttacaaaaacaaaattaataaaaaaatcaaaccctagatctagatcacatgacatgaaacatccataaaactaactaatggttcactaaaatcaagaaacatggaccaaataagggtatgatcttgttcctctccctaatttaccctagtacatttaaaaattgggtctaatttgctcataaatagctcaagcaccatagaagagagagaaaaacaaaactctaattactcactaaccaaccattaaaacttcaaaaaaaagtgtggaatagcattttcttaccttctacaacctctccaccaaaggatttgagaccaaaaccttcccccattagtagagcaatttttgggggtgcccaaggcctccccacctttctctcacgggttagagtgagtgacccgaggaggaagaaggtgttgcttctgttttatatgggggccatttgtaggggcggctggtgattgagccgcccctataaatcggagctataaatacggggccatttttaggggcggctcaatcaccagccgcccctacaaatagcatttccaggggcggctggtgattgagtcgcccctataaatcagaccccatttgtaggggcgactcgtaacaccagccgcccctgctgttctatttgtaaaggcggctggtgtctgggcacccgagcacggcactgtaggggtggctccatcaccagccgcccctaaaaaaatcgaaccgttgctaaaaaatgttttctacgtagtgcatgtaattagctaggaatttaaatgggtTCATAGGCACCAACCTTTTGGAAGATGGATTCGCCACAATTTGCTTGGATGCCTTCTTCAAAATCCAATTGGAAATGACTCTCTAAAATGGAGAAACAACTAGAATgaaaatcaagcaatgtagccatcaaaataaCGGTAAAGCAACAAAATCGAAGAAGTGGgtgcttgttactaaccttaaagcaagaagatcatgctcatgctTGAAAATCCAAGAGCTTTATGGCAAAGAACGACCGCAACAATAAAGGGAGTGGGGAAAACACGAGGCTGCTGGATGGATGTGCTCCGGATGGAAGAGAGGACGACAGCTTTTTGTACTGTCAGTTTATCATTGTCGGTTAGTGGCTACAACCAACGTGATATATCACCGTCCAtttactgtcggttctagccacaaaccggcagtgatgtggactTTAACTGTCGATTTTTGGCCATCCCCAATTAGTTTCTGATTTTGAAGCTCAGAACTGACAGCGAaaggttatcactgtcggttctccaaaaaccggcagtgaatgtCGAATTTGTTGTAGTGGGAGGGCCATCTGCTTAGTGACTCGTGGTTATGGGCCTCTCGGATGACGCGTGGCTTCACAAAATCGTAGAGAAATCGGCTAGTGGGGGTTTCCTATTTAGCTATAGTAGCTGAATATAAAATATTTGCAATAATCGTCGTCTGAAAGGAAATTAAAATTCAGCCACCCGAATTTTAGAAGTCCCTCCCTTTGTTCCAGCTGTCCCGTGATGCTTAATCCTTCATCAAAGAAAAAATCTCTTTATTTTGTACTGGGTACAAACTAAATGATTATTTTTATCAACACTAAAATAGTTAATTAATTTGCTCCTCTTGGTTCAGTTTAATTTGTCAGGCGGCAGAAATGGAACTTCGCGTACATGTACATCCAAGTATAGAAATACCATGAATAATGCCCAATCATTAATTAGATTTTCAATGAACTCTTATTTCCTATATTAGATAGTGACAATGCAATCAAACATACTACTGGCGGCTCGCACGCACGCATAATAATAAGTATTACTCCTCCacatgccatttattcaatacaTATATAAGGTGCACATGTACGTAACGCTTGTGCGTGCAACATATATAAACACTAGTAGTTGGTATCCCAGAACTGAGACTGGAGCCAATCTATGAGTTTCTTTTCCACCTGGAACGCCTTGGCCAAAACATCATCCGAGATCGGCGGCTTCGATCCAAACACCGCGCTGGCGATCGTAATAACACCAGGGTTTTGGCTGCTGAGCGATGACAAGGCAGCCGCTGGCTTATCATGGTCCAGGTTCATCTGGAAGTGGATCATGGCTTTGGGGAACACGAACACGTCACCCTTCTTGACCACCTTGGAGAAGAGCCTGTTTGGGTTGGACGTGACGAAGCCAAGGTAGAGGGTGCCCTCGAGCACGGTGAGGAGCTCGGTGGCGCGGGGATGTATATGGGGCGGGTTCACACCCAGGGGCGCGTAGTCGATGCGCGCCAGCGAGATGCCCAGGGTGTTGAGGCCCGGGAAGCTCTCGACGTTGATGTTGGTGACGTTGGATCCCACCTTGTTGTGGGTGTCCCTGCGCTTGTCGATGATCATGGCTGGGTTGTAGAAGTCGTCCGGGGTCACGGCCATTGGGTCCTTGCAAGGAAACCCATTGACACGCACTGCACACACACAAAATATACATGCACAAAAGCTGGTCAGAAACTAATAAATTCAGCTTAGAGATAATATTCTGCTTTGACCGGATTaagcagcatgcatgcatgcatagacGTGCGTACCAGGCGACTTCTTGTCTGCAACACAGAAGTCCTGGAGAGGGCTAGGATCGTAGGCGATGGCCTGCTGCCATGAGGCCAGCGCAACAAGCGCCGCTGCAAGGAGGaccaaggaagaagaggaggccATCTTGTGTGCCGTTTGCAGTGGATAAGCGAGTGAGGTGTGCATTGGCCACGGTAGATGTGCTGCATTTTATAGCTGCAGCAGAACGACCGAGGTGGCGTACGTAATGCGCAATAGTAAGGATACGTGGAGCTTGCATGCGATAAACAGAACGAGTCAAAGCGAGGTTCAGGTACGTGGGAGACTAGCAATAGTACGTGCGTTTGAAATAGTCTCTGACTGCTACAAATTGAATACTTCCACAATGTTCATCAATATCTATCTACTAACTGATCTATAACGTGTGACACCATGGCCTTGTGACGTTTGTGACTTTGTGGGGATTGTCATATGTGTTGTGCCACCTAATTAGCATTGGCGGATCCATTAGCTACATGCATGGTGGTATACTGGTATATATAAAACTAAATCATTCATTGAGGTTTGAGAGGCTAATAGTCGCTCTTCCATGGTACTCACCCACTTAAACATTGTGAAAGCACATTCATATAGAAAAATAATTTAGTGCcaccattttttttaaaaaacaagaGCCATGATATAATACGCCCGTATGTTGCACGGGGTCACAATTTTTTAAATTGAACCTCAGTAATCTGGCACAAACACGTAAGCTCTGAGGACTTCGTATCGGATGTGAACACGTAGATTCTATCTTCATATCGGAAAGGATAGGAAATGGATATGTGAGCTCCGAGTGAAGTAAGATTTGTATTAGGCGTGGACTGTGAGTAGAGATTAAGATTTGGTATCACTGGGTGGATGATAACTTTAAATTATTTCTAGGTGTAGATAGATAAGAGAAGCGACAATTTTAGCGCCCAGACGTCCAGTGCGCGAGTGCGTCCGGACACCGGTCCGCttcccaaccccccccccccccccaccctccCCGCCTCGTATAACCGAATAGAAACGGAACCCGCCCCTGTCCTCCGCTCCCCACCGCGCCCCTATCCCCGTTCCCCCCACCGCACCCCTGTCCCAAAAAAAGAGCACGAAATACTTCAAGTGCAATATTTAAACATATAAAAAAACTATATAGTGTAACATCAGGATAAatactgcaacatcgcaaaaatatgtagtgcaacattGAAAAACATATACTGCAACGTCGAAAAATATGCACTGCAACAAcgaaaattatgtactgcaacatcgaaaaacatgtgctgcaacatcaaaaaaacatgtactgcaacatcgaaaaaaatGTGCAGCAACAAcaaaaattatgtactgcaacatccaaaaaatatatgctgcaacatcgaaaaacatgTACGGCAACATCAAAAAAATATGTACGGCAACATAAAAAATTATGTGCTGCAACATCAAAAATTATGTGCTGCAAAATCTCAACCACTAGTACTGCAATATCTCCAGCAGTAGTACTACAACATCGCAAAAAACATTTGCTGCAACGACCCAAAAATCCCATTGCAACATTCAAAAATCATATGTTGCAACATCTAAAAAAACCCATTGCAACACGgaagaaaaagcaaaaaaaagtGTACAAAACAGCCCGTGGCCCATCACCTCGAGCTCGCCAGAGGGAGGAGGGAATAGAATCAcagagctcgccggaaccctagccaccgccgcgtcccctcagatctagaggaggaggaggaggaggagcgctcaGATCTAGaagaggagggctcagatccagagaaggACCGACCTACCTCGTAAGAGACGACgccgtcgtcctcgtctccggtgAGGGGAGCGAGAGCCGGGTCGCTTGGGAGCACGGGGTTGCATGGAGGTCACGAAGGGGCgaggggggagggagggagcatGGGCGGGTGGAGCGCGTAGCGAGCTTGCGTGCGCGGACGCGGCATCCCCATCCCCGGGACGGCCCAGAGAGCGAGCGGGCGAAGCGGGGGGAGAGCGACTGCGGGAGAGCGGGCGGAGCGTGGGAGAACGATGTGCGAGGGAGCAGGGTGTGGAATGGTGCGTCTGGTCGCTCCGGATGTCTGGTCTGTATCATTATCGTAAGAGAATATATACATCATACGCAGTCTAGTCGCTCCTAAAAAATACATTTGCCGTAGACACCAAAGGAAATTCATTTTGTGAATAAACTATAGCCGACGCGGCGGCGAGGggaagggcaaaaaaaaaaacaaatgttcGTTAATAAGCACATACATATGTCTCTTTCACCGACGTACGGGTCGCAGGGTTCTCACTTTCAAAGGCTGACGCAACACACTGACTTATCACCAGTTTTTCCTGGGTGTGGCTGTGGTTTCCTTGCACGCAATCAAAATGCAACAAATGCACACCTACTCTCGGCAAGGTAGTCAAAGACGAATGAAATTACCTTTTCGGTTGAATTGTCCTTGAGGAAAAAGCAGACACATACATGCATGTCAAGTTTCAAGAGGTTTAACTCGGTCTGGTCTGCAAGATATGAAGTTGAAAATTACTGAATGAAACACGGAAATATAGTTCAATCAGACGACTTGTTTGCTCAATTTCTGTCTCGATCACATGTTTAATAGTGTACCAAAACTTCTGACACGACTTTTAGGACATTGTTTAACATCCTGGTTATCACCAAACAAAATCAAacacaaaattttgcattctaaagcTATGAGATCCTCCGGATGAGCCTCAAAATATTTGGGTCCACAAGGTGTGAAGGTCATGCGTGTGGCATATATAACTTATACTCACAAGGGTTGCCTAGAATAGGGGCGCATCATATTAATTCAAGTGTAAACCAATTGGGTAAACATGCATTAGTTACCCAAATTGACCTACCCATGCTAAGGTAATAAGAATTTTAAATTGGTGCTTTCATTTGTTATCCTTCATTCATGAATCATATAGACGTTATCTTATGTAAGATTGCATCGCATGTTTAAACTTGTATTGCCTATATTTTGTGCCCGGCCCAATTACATGACTTTCTCCCTAATTGTTGTCAAAAGCAATGTGCAATAACAAAATAGTCCCTGTGGATGGTGCTACTAACAAGGGGAATTGGTAAGAGATTCACCAGAATTACAACTTTGTTACTAATGACCCCTCTTTATGAGCCCTTTGGAGATTAGATGACAAAGGGGCTTAGATAGTGGAAAACTCACAATTTCCAGGGAGAGATAGCTCAAacaagatgacaaagggtgagagCCTTGACAAGAGGAAGTAAAGGCAAAGGAGGAGGTCAAGGACCACGGGAGACTGCATACGCCTATAGTTCAATACGGGATTTGAATTGGAAATTTTATCATATATACCATGGACATGAGAGGAGCATGCATGCACATTCAAGTAATATCTACAATGGTATTATGTGTATGCAAGAAGTTAGGGCTCACTCCAAGGATGATAGTCTTTAGCTGATGTCAAGATCTTGAAGTCATTTATAAGTGGTACCAAGACCAGGAGCCAAAATAAGGGTAGTTGGATGGTTGGTAAGGCATCCAAGTAATTTTGTAGTTAGTTTAATCCGTGTGTTCATCAGTTGTTTCAATTTTGTGTATTTTTATGCTTACATTGATTGTTGTGTCACCGGTCACCgaaaagagggagattgtaaggaacaTGGGTGCAATGCCATATTCTATTGTGGCTTTGGAGACTCTAATGATAATCCAATCAATAGTACTCATAACATGTGCACTAAGATGTGTTAGCTAGGTTTACTTAGGTCCTATGGATACAAGGAAACAAGTGGTGAAAAGACGAGAGAAGAAACAAGGATGTATAGGACGTGACCCATATGGGTATCACCACAATGTGCATATGTCCAACCCCGGGCATAAGGTGGGTTACGCTAACTAGATAGAGTCTTAATCTCTGATGATATCTCTAGTATCTTAGAGATATTGTTGAAACATTTTAAGAAACATATCAGTAAACTCAATTAGGAGCAGCGTGACCTTGTAACCCCAACCCATTTATATATGAAGCAAGTAGGAGGTCCCTGAATCATCGGTCTCCCATCATCTACATCACATCATAGTACAAGCAATTCAACAACAAATATAGAACATATAGGCTATTACCTGCTCACAGTGTCCCAAAGTGGTATAAACTTCAAGAGTGCCCCCTTATCAGTATCCCATCATCTACCTCACATACAAAGTACAAGCAATACAACAACAAACATAGAACGTAGGGTATTACCTGCTCACAGTGGCCCAAATTGGTATAAACTTCACATGTCTTCTGCTACCATCTAGCTTTGTCTTGCACACAATGGGCATCAAAAATTTATCAGTGACAAATTAAAACATCGACAACAAAGAAATAAGAAATTAGAGAAAGCATTGAACATCAACCGGTCCAACAACGTCGGGAATGAACTAGCTAACTATTAGGTAAAAGTCTAGTGGCCAAAAGAGACTTTGCAGTGTTCAGGAAAGAACAGTGGACAAGCTGGCAATAGGTCAAGAAAGAGCGCAAAAAATAGGTGATCACCTGGACTTTCAAACAAGGTTGGAGGTTCTTGGGAATGGTCTCCACCAGACGATCTGACAATTAGCTCTGGGACTACACCATACAATCCAAAGTGATCCGATCAAGACTAGAGAGATGTCCGCTGTGCATTTGCACTCACTGGGTGTCACGATAATGCATCACATAGCACCACCGGATGAATGATGTTAGTAGTAGAGGCAACTGCTAATACTTACCAGATAGTTTGGTGATGGAAAAATGATTACCATAGAACCGTCCAGTATGTAGACTTTTTGTCAGCCTTTGCGCCAAATGTTAATTTTTGGTGGATGGCCTATTTGTGTTCAAGTACCTAGAGATTATAGGAAAGCTATTGTAGTTGTTGGAACATTCCATCCAATATGGAAACTTAGTAACCATATCCAACACTAGGTTTCACTACCCAAGACCAggacatcactgttggttcaaaAACCCCATCATTGCCGGATTTCGAACCGATAGTGACATACCGGAAGTGATGGGAGTCACATCACTACCAGTAACCGAAAACTGAAAGTGATgtcaagacaacactgtcggttccaGACGCCATCCGACAGTGTCTAGTTgtaccaacactgccggtttgtggctctaGCCAACAGTGATGGTCTAGACAACACTGTCGGCTGGTAGCTCAACCAGCAGTGTTGGTCGAGCCATCACTGCCGGCTGGTGTCTCAAGCCGGCTATGTTGGTcgagccatcactgccggttagtgGCTCTAGCCGGCTGTGTTGGTGAAAGCAACACTGTCGGCTGGTAGCTTaatccgacagtgatggcttcaacaacactaccggcttgacatacaaaccaacagtgatgtcttgagcaacactGCTGACTCGTAGCTAAAGCCAGCAATGCGCTCTTtattatcactaccggttttgtgCGAACCAGTAGTGATCTCTTTTTCgcattttattttttataatttattttatatttttttgtggaattgaGTTTTGCTTTATattcgctacgtagacgacaggtccatcaacattaaacattacaaatgttacggttacagttcaaatgtacttatcaagatctcgatccctcaaaataaaaaaagaaattacaatagcctagcgagccgctctggcccaaactatttcttgtacttcacggattgtgcaatggagaATACTCCGTCTCTTTCCAATACCTCGGATAAGATGAAGGATGCTAGCTCCGATGACAGTGCTACAATCTCCATTTCTGTCAGCCTTTGTAGtcaaatttcttgcgctgtcgttcaaaaaagatgatatccaaaggcACGAATGTAAGAGAAAACAAcagatcattttgttgaattaacagATATTAATaaaatggagattatacacatcaaagcatCTACCTTTTCTGATTTCCTGCTGAGATAGCAAAGCATTGCCCCCATTACGTAGAACCCGCATTAATTATTTCCTGTCGGCTACTTTAGGGTCTCCACTTGCAATTTTGCATCCTAGAATGGGACCTTCATCCCACTGACCATTCTTCCCTGGGCACTGTGCCACATTATAAAGCGTAAAAAAGGGGCAACATTCACTCTCGATTCATCTCTGCAAAAGAAATATTGAGACAGGAATTACAAAGAAATTAATAACAAGTGGGGCTTCATAATTGttcaattgtagctcaaaagtacaaTTTATTCTACACTTCTTTAATTTAGTCACCCCATATAAATTATTGCAAAATTAAAATTGATAGCCCCggccatataaattgaaaatcatagcccCATAAAAACAAtcattgcacaataatgaagaataattattctactccatgccacataaaaTAGAGAcactaatttttttaaaaaagactaaaattagagacatgatcatgaacaacatTGTAGCTCCAAACAATATGTTGGTAGGTGACACATGGATTAATTTGCTCATTAAAATTATAAATGAATCTACTATACCCCTAACAAGAACTAATTATaccatcacatactaacaatcatcttgaccaccatgtaatTAGGTAGGAATTTAAATGGGTTCATAGAGTCCAATTTGAAAGtgttctctagaatggagaaagaactgaAATGAGAATGAAGCAATGTAGCTATCAAAACAACGCTAATTAAGCAATAAACTTAAAGGAGTGGATGCTTAGTactaaagcaaaaagatcaagccattcttcaaaatttaagagctagcttcatggtgaagagtagcCACAACAATAGAGGAAGGGGGCCAAACGCACGCCTCTGTGCTCGAGATGGAAGAGATGAGGGAGGAGAGGACTGCTGTAGCTTTTTGTACTGACattttatcaccgtcggttcttgcctagaaccgacagtgatagcaccA
This region includes:
- the LOC136498230 gene encoding germin-like protein 8-4, which gives rise to MASSSSLVLLAAALVALASWQQAIAYDPSPLQDFCVADKKSPVRVNGFPCKDPMAVTPDDFYNPAMIIDKRRDTHNKVGSNVTNINVESFPGLNTLGISLARIDYAPLGVNPPHIHPRATELLTVLEGTLYLGFVTSNPNRLFSKVVKKGDVFVFPKAMIHFQMNLDHDKPAAALSSLSSQNPGVITIASAVFGSKPPISDDVLAKAFQVEKKLIDWLQSQFWDTNY